CGACGGGGGAGCCGGTGGGCACGTGCGGCCTCATCCGGCGCGAGACGCTCGAGGACGTGGACATCGGGTTCGCGGTGCTTCCGCAGCACCGGGGGCAGGGGCTCGCGCTCGAGGCCGCGCGTGGCGTGTTCGAGTACGCCACCAGGACGCTCCGGATGGATCGTCTCGTCGCGATCGTCTCTGCGGCGAACCACAAGTCGATCCGGGTCCTCGAGTCGATCGGAATGCGCTACGAGAAGACGATCCGGGTTCCCGGCGACGACGAGGACGTGCCGCTCTACGCGTGGGACCGCCCGCCGGGCTGAGCCGGGGCGGCCTTTGCTGTGGCGATCAGGGCTCGATCGTGTAGAGCACGTCGACCCGGTTCTGATCCGCGGTCTCGGCCTCGATCGTGAACACGCGATTCAGGATGTAGCGGAGCTGGATGGACGATTCGGCCTCGAACACGTCCATGCCGTAGCTCACGTAGAGCCGCGGCGAGATCCGCGTGCCCAGTCTCACCGAAGTCTCTTCGAGCGAGTTCCCCACCTGGATCTGCGCTTGCTCGATCCCGATCTCCGACGCCACGCCCTGCGCGAGCAGATTCGTCCCCGGAACCCCGAGCGTCGTGGCCAGCGTGCTGGCGATCTGTCCTTCGGAGAGATAGCCGCGCTCGATCGGCTTGCCGAAGAGAATGTACGAGAGGGCCTCGCTCTGGCCCATGGGAGGCTCGGAGAAGAGCCGCACGTCCGGACGCATCACCGTGCCGCGCACGTCGAACCCGGCGACCACACTGCCCACGCGACGGGACGCGCGCGCGCGCACGGCGGGGTTCGTGATCGGCCCGCCTCCGAAGATGAGACTGCCGTTCTCCACCTCGAGGGCCTGTCCGTAGATCGTGTACGTACCATCCTCGATCTCGAATTGCCCGGTGCCGAGCATGGGCAGCCCGGGCTCCTCGACCGCGAGAACGCTGCCCGACGGCTTCACCTCCAACCCGAACCCGCGAACCACCACGTTCTTTCCGAGAATCACGCGGATGCTCGAGTGGATCTCGAGCGGTCCCGTTTCCAGGGTATCGCTCTCGGTGTAGGTCACGTCCTCGGACGGGCGCACCACGCCGCGCTTGTCCTCTTGCCCGACCTCGATCTCCCCCTCGGGAAGGGTGACCTGGCCGGTCACGTTGAGCCGGTTGCCGTCGAGCGCGACCTGAAGGTCGGGGGAAGCGAGGAACTCCATTTCGTCCGTGTTCATGGCCTGGAAGCGGTCGCCGCGCAGCGTGAGCCTCGCCATCGGCTTCCCCGAGGCCCCGAGCGCGGCGGTTCCGTCGAACGTCATCGTGCCGGGACCGGACCGCATCGAGCCGCTCACGTCGAGGCGTCCGTTCTCGTTCCCCACGGCGCGCGCGTTCAGCTCTCGAATCGCCAGCCCGAAGCGCGGAAGGTTTGCGCTCCCGTTCCGCACCGACACGGGTCCGTACAGGGACGGGCGCTGGAGCGTGCCCGCGATCCGGAGATCCGCGTCGAGCGCTCCGGCCGTGGATCCGAGCTCGAACGTGAATCCCTGGAGCACGGCGAGATTGGTGAGATGAACGTTCAGCGAACCGTCGAGCGGAACGTCGGACGGATCCGCCATCGCCCGCGCGGGCATCCCCAGCGCCCCTCGCACCGTTCCCGTGTTCACGAGATCCGCGGCGACCGTGCTCGAGACCCGGCTCCCGTCCGTGACGACGCGAAGCCTGGCGTTCTCGAATCGCGTCGGCACCCACTGCCCGGTCGCGGTGTGATGGAGGATGATTCCGGGACCCGGCGTGAGATCCACGTCCGCGAAGATCCTGCCGTCCTCGCCTCGGCTCGCGGTCGCGTGACCGCCGAGGAATCCCTGGAGCCGGAGCCTCGGCGGAAACGCGGGCTCCAGGAGCGCGAGATCGACCTGCTCCACCCGCGAGTCCAGACTCCACGGTCCACGGGGACTCCAGTCGGCCTCGAGAGTGAGGCGGGACACGCCGGACCGCCACTCGAATCCGGAGAGCGCGACACGTCCCTCGTCCCACTCGAGCGGCGCCGGGCTCGCGAGCGCCCATGTTCCGGCGCGCGGGTGCACGAGATCGAAGGACCGGAGGAGCCCCCTCCATGCATCGCCCTGGAACCCTCCGGCGAGAACCGCGACCGTGCTGTCGGCACGCGTGGCCACGGCGGCGCGCAGCTCGTGCTGCTCCCGAGTGCCGGTCCCGCGAAGCGACACGCGATCGGCCGTGCTCGCACCCAGGCCGGCCTGGGTGGCGAGCGCGTCGATCCGGACCGGACCGCCGGGCGCGAGGTCGACGTCCGCCTCGGCGCGGAGGACGCGCGCGTAGGCGCGGCCGAAGAAGAGCGAGTCTCCCGTCACGCTCGCGGTCACGCGCGGGCGGCGCCCGGATCCCCGGACGCTCCCCTGTGCATCGACCGATCCGCTCGCCTGGGGAAACGCGGCGCCGAGCTTGGGCGCCATGAGCCGCCAGTCGAGACTCCAGCTCCTGCCGAAGCCGCCGTTCGCCTCGACCCGATTCGGGCCGTACTGCAGTGAGGCCGCCTCCATCGCGTACTGCCCCGATCGCGCCGTGATCGTGCCGATGCCCGCCACGGGCTGCCCGCGAAGCGTGCCGTCGAGCCGGCTCACGAGGATCCGTCCCGAGGGTCCCGCCGGACCGTGCGTCCCCTGGCTCTCGCCCGCGAAGGCGAGACTGCCCGGATAGGCCGGCCACACCGAACCCGGATCGATGCCGGTCCCCTCGAATCGCAGATCCCACCGGATCCCGGGCTCCCAAGCGACCGAGCCCGTGCCGGTGATCGTTCCGTCCAAGAGATCCGCGATCACGGTCCGGACCTGGAGCCGCCCGCGAGTGCCGCGGCCGTCGAGCGTCCAGGTGCCGGGCGGGAGATTGCGCCCCGCGAGGAGCGCGCGCAGGTCGAGGTCGAACTCGCGCGGCGATCCTTCGAGCGTCGCCGTCCCGCGCTCGCTCGTGACGAGCGGCTCGCCCGTGAGCGGCCAGCCGAGAGCGGCCCATTCGGTCCGGAGCTCGAACCTCGTCGCGTTCGTGTCGGCTGCCACCGTGCCGTGCGCCGTGAGCCTCCCGGGCATTCCCGGGCGCGTGACGAGGAGGTGGTCGAGATGCCAGAGGGTCCGGTCGCGTCGCACGCGGAA
This portion of the Candidatus Eisenbacteria bacterium genome encodes:
- a CDS encoding GNAT family N-acetyltransferase; the encoded protein is TGEPVGTCGLIRRETLEDVDIGFAVLPQHRGQGLALEAARGVFEYATRTLRMDRLVAIVSAANHKSIRVLESIGMRYEKTIRVPGDDEDVPLYAWDRPPG
- a CDS encoding translocation/assembly module TamB domain-containing protein; amino-acid sequence: MKRSRRILLAVTSVAILAILAAAGGWWVLYTEPGARWGFERLGGLLPGKLDVRELRGPLHGPLIAHDFTYRDERIEITAERIEVDWELRELLRRQWDIHRLRADNVRVLLGASGDTPAERDSLRGALPDLNLPVNIIVRDGLLTNLSLTTPGNDSSLVIDRVAVRARSLRGDSLHVDHFLVSSRALDVDFSGVALPRGAYPLALRGSWAFRPAGRPEIVGTGTVAGTLDTLRVVQAVSSPAALHVDMRLFHPLRDLRYQGDVRFTDLVPRRIDAAWPEGRFSGDVTLEGTMDELASQGTVRGAVEALGGAAVADFRVRRDRTLWHLDHLLVTRPGMPGRLTAHGTVAADTNATRFELRTEWAALGWPLTGEPLVTSERGTATLEGSPREFDLDLRALLAGRNLPPGTWTLDGRGTRGRLQVRTVIADLLDGTITGTGSVAWEPGIRWDLRFEGTGIDPGSVWPAYPGSLAFAGESQGTHGPAGPSGRILVSRLDGTLRGQPVAGIGTITARSGQYAMEAASLQYGPNRVEANGGFGRSWSLDWRLMAPKLGAAFPQASGSVDAQGSVRGSGRRPRVTASVTGDSLFFGRAYARVLRAEADVDLAPGGPVRIDALATQAGLGASTADRVSLRGTGTREQHELRAAVATRADSTVAVLAGGFQGDAWRGLLRSFDLVHPRAGTWALASPAPLEWDEGRVALSGFEWRSGVSRLTLEADWSPRGPWSLDSRVEQVDLALLEPAFPPRLRLQGFLGGHATASRGEDGRIFADVDLTPGPGIILHHTATGQWVPTRFENARLRVVTDGSRVSSTVAADLVNTGTVRGALGMPARAMADPSDVPLDGSLNVHLTNLAVLQGFTFELGSTAGALDADLRIAGTLQRPSLYGPVSVRNGSANLPRFGLAIRELNARAVGNENGRLDVSGSMRSGPGTMTFDGTAALGASGKPMARLTLRGDRFQAMNTDEMEFLASPDLQVALDGNRLNVTGQVTLPEGEIEVGQEDKRGVVRPSEDVTYTESDTLETGPLEIHSSIRVILGKNVVVRGFGLEVKPSGSVLAVEEPGLPMLGTGQFEIEDGTYTIYGQALEVENGSLIFGGGPITNPAVRARASRRVGSVVAGFDVRGTVMRPDVRLFSEPPMGQSEALSYILFGKPIERGYLSEGQIASTLATTLGVPGTNLLAQGVASEIGIEQAQIQVGNSLEETSVRLGTRISPRLYVSYGMDVFEAESSIQLRYILNRVFTIEAETADQNRVDVLYTIEP